The Pseudomonas triclosanedens genome has a window encoding:
- a CDS encoding AdeC/AdeK/OprM family multidrug efflux complex outer membrane factor, translating into MRKSFLSLAIAAAVLSGCSLIPDYERPEAPVAGAYPQGEAYDAAQPANAGADIGWREFFKDPQLQRLIEVSLENNRDLRVAALNIEAYRAQYRIQRADLFPAVDAGVTGSRQHVPADLSTTGSSMISSQYGATLGITAWEIDLFGRLRALRDQALEQYFASEEARRSTQTSLVANVANAYLTLRADQAQLQLTRDTLGTYQKSYDLTKRSYDVGVASALDLRQAQTSVESARATLAQYTRLVAQDQNALVLLLGTGMPADLPKGRGLGDELLATVPAGLPSELLQRRPDILQAEHQLKAANANIGAARAAFFPRISLTANAGSLSPDLSGLFDAGSGSWLFQPSISLPIFNAGALRASLDLAKVQKDINVAQYEKTIQTAFSEVADGLAARGTFNEQLQAQRALVDASSEYYRLADKRYRTGVDNYLTLLDAQRSLFSAQQQLISDRLNQLTSEVNLYKALGGGWQASAAQSRPIKDEAPKG; encoded by the coding sequence ATGAGAAAGTCCTTCCTGTCCCTCGCGATTGCGGCAGCCGTGCTTTCCGGCTGCTCGCTGATCCCTGACTACGAGCGCCCCGAGGCGCCCGTGGCAGGGGCTTACCCGCAGGGCGAAGCCTACGATGCGGCGCAGCCGGCCAACGCCGGCGCCGACATCGGCTGGCGTGAGTTCTTCAAGGACCCGCAACTGCAGCGACTGATCGAAGTGTCGCTGGAAAATAACCGTGACCTGCGCGTTGCCGCACTGAACATCGAAGCCTACCGGGCACAGTACCGCATCCAGCGGGCTGACCTGTTCCCGGCGGTGGACGCTGGCGTGACTGGCTCGCGCCAGCACGTGCCGGCCGACCTGTCGACCACCGGCAGCTCGATGATCAGCAGCCAGTACGGTGCGACTCTGGGCATCACCGCCTGGGAAATCGACCTGTTCGGCCGCCTGCGCGCCCTGCGTGACCAGGCACTGGAGCAGTACTTCGCCAGCGAAGAAGCACGCCGCAGCACCCAGACCAGCCTGGTGGCCAATGTCGCCAACGCCTACCTGACGCTGCGCGCCGACCAGGCCCAACTGCAGCTCACTCGCGACACCCTGGGTACCTACCAGAAGAGCTACGACCTGACCAAGCGCAGCTACGACGTCGGCGTGGCGTCGGCACTGGACCTGCGACAAGCGCAGACTTCGGTGGAGAGCGCCCGCGCGACCCTGGCCCAGTACACCCGCCTGGTGGCTCAGGACCAGAACGCCCTGGTGCTGCTGCTTGGCACTGGCATGCCGGCCGACCTGCCCAAGGGCCGGGGCCTGGGCGACGAGTTGCTGGCCACCGTGCCAGCGGGCCTGCCCTCCGAGTTGCTGCAGCGCCGCCCGGATATCCTTCAGGCCGAACACCAGCTCAAGGCCGCCAACGCCAATATCGGCGCGGCGCGCGCGGCGTTCTTCCCACGCATCAGCCTGACCGCCAACGCGGGCAGCCTGAGCCCGGATCTCTCCGGCCTGTTCGACGCCGGCTCCGGCTCCTGGCTGTTCCAGCCTTCGATCTCCCTGCCGATCTTCAACGCCGGCGCACTGCGCGCCAGCCTGGACCTGGCAAAGGTGCAGAAGGACATCAACGTGGCGCAGTACGAGAAGACCATCCAGACGGCCTTCTCCGAGGTTGCCGATGGTCTTGCCGCGCGCGGTACATTCAACGAGCAACTGCAGGCGCAGCGCGCGTTGGTGGACGCCAGCAGCGAGTACTACCGCCTGGCGGACAAACGCTACCGCACCGGTGTGGACAACTACCTGACCCTGCTCGATGCACAGCGCTCGCTGTTCAGCGCGCAGCAGCAGTTGATCAGCGACCGCCTGAACCAGTTGACCAGCGAGGTGAACCTGTACAAGGCCCTCGGCGGCGGTTGGCAGGCATCGGCGGCGCAGTCTCGGCCGATCAAGGACGAGGCGCCGAAAGGCTGA
- a CDS encoding efflux RND transporter permease subunit yields the protein MSKFFIDRPIFAWVIALVIMLAGGLSILKLPVNQYPAIAPPAIAIQVSYPGASAETVQDTVVQVIEQQMNGLDHLRYISSESNSDGSMTITVTFDQGTSPDIAQVQVQNKLQLATPLLPQEVQQQGIRVTKAVKNFLMVVGVVSTDGSMTKEDLSNYIVSNIQDPLSRTAGVGDFQVFGSQYAMRIWLDPAKLNSYQMTPGDVKAAIQAQNVQISSGQLGGLPAVKGQQLNATIIGKTRLQSAEQFKEILLKVNADGSQVRLKDVADVALGGQDYSINAQFNGKPASGIAIKLATGANALDTAKSIRATLSTLEPFFPQGMKIVYPYDTTPVVSASIHEVVKTLGEAILLVFLVMYLFLQNFRATLIPTIAVPVVLLGTFGVLAAFGFSINTLTMFGMVLAIGLLVDDAIVVVENVERVMAEEGLSPREAARKSMGQIQGALVGIALVLSAVFLPMAFFGGSTGVIYRQFSITIVSAMALSVLVALILTPALCATMLKPIEKGDHGEHKRGFFGWFNRMFLSTTHGYERGVASILKHRFPYLLMYVVILGGMIWLFTRIPTAFLPDEDQGVLFAQVQTPAGSSAERTQVVVDAMRSYLLEEESSSVASVFTVTGFNFAGRGQSSGMAFIMLKPWEERPGAENSVFALAQRAQQHFFTFKDAMVFAFAPPAVLELGNAVGFDIFLQDQAGVGHEVLMQARNQFLGLAAQNPALQRVRPNGLNDEPQYKLLIDDEKASALGVSLADINSTISIAWGSNYVNDFIDRGRVKKVYLQGRPNARMSPEDLDKWYVRNNVGEMVPFSAFATGEWSYGSPKLARYNGVPAMEILGEPAPGRSTGDAMLAVEEIVKQLPKGVGYSWTGLSYEERLSGSQAPALYALSLIVVFLCLAALYESWSIPFSVMLVVPLGVIGALLATSMRGLSNDVFFQVGLLTTIGLSAKNAILIVEFAKELHEQGKGIVEAAIEACRMRLRPIVMTSLAFILGVVPLAISSGAGSGSQHAIGTGVIGGMVTATVLAIFWVPLFYVVVSTLFKDAASKEQETTEKGH from the coding sequence ATGTCGAAGTTTTTCATTGACCGGCCCATTTTTGCCTGGGTAATCGCCCTGGTGATCATGCTGGCGGGCGGTCTGTCGATCCTCAAGTTGCCGGTGAACCAATACCCGGCCATTGCGCCGCCGGCCATCGCCATCCAGGTGAGCTACCCGGGGGCCTCCGCCGAAACGGTGCAGGACACCGTGGTCCAGGTGATCGAGCAGCAGATGAACGGTCTCGACCATCTGCGCTACATCTCCTCGGAGAGCAACTCCGACGGCAGCATGACCATCACCGTGACCTTCGACCAGGGCACCAGCCCTGACATCGCCCAGGTCCAGGTGCAGAACAAGCTGCAGCTCGCCACGCCGCTTCTGCCGCAGGAAGTGCAGCAGCAGGGCATCCGCGTGACCAAGGCGGTGAAGAACTTCCTGATGGTGGTCGGCGTCGTCTCCACCGACGGCAGCATGACCAAGGAAGACTTGTCGAACTACATCGTTTCCAACATCCAGGACCCGCTGTCGCGGACTGCCGGTGTGGGCGACTTCCAGGTGTTCGGCTCGCAGTACGCCATGCGCATCTGGCTCGACCCGGCCAAGCTCAACAGCTACCAGATGACCCCGGGTGACGTGAAGGCCGCGATCCAGGCGCAGAACGTGCAGATCTCCTCCGGCCAGTTGGGCGGCCTGCCCGCGGTGAAGGGGCAGCAACTCAACGCCACCATCATCGGCAAGACCCGCCTGCAGAGCGCCGAGCAGTTCAAGGAAATCCTGCTCAAGGTGAATGCCGACGGCTCCCAGGTTCGTCTCAAGGACGTCGCCGACGTGGCCCTGGGCGGCCAGGACTACAGCATCAACGCCCAGTTCAACGGCAAGCCGGCCTCCGGTATTGCGATCAAGCTGGCGACCGGCGCCAACGCGCTGGATACCGCCAAGTCGATCCGCGCGACCCTGAGCACGCTGGAGCCGTTCTTCCCGCAGGGCATGAAGATCGTTTACCCGTACGACACCACCCCGGTGGTTTCCGCTTCCATCCATGAGGTCGTGAAGACCCTGGGCGAAGCGATTCTGCTGGTGTTCCTGGTGATGTACCTGTTCCTGCAGAACTTCCGCGCCACGCTGATTCCGACGATCGCCGTGCCGGTGGTGCTGCTGGGCACCTTCGGCGTACTCGCCGCCTTTGGCTTCTCGATCAACACCCTGACCATGTTCGGTATGGTGCTGGCCATCGGTTTGCTGGTGGACGATGCCATCGTCGTGGTGGAAAACGTCGAGCGGGTGATGGCCGAGGAAGGCCTGTCGCCGCGCGAGGCGGCGCGCAAGTCGATGGGACAGATCCAGGGCGCCCTGGTGGGTATCGCGCTGGTGCTGTCGGCGGTGTTCCTGCCGATGGCATTCTTCGGCGGCTCCACCGGTGTGATCTACCGCCAGTTCTCCATCACCATCGTTTCGGCGATGGCGCTGTCGGTGCTGGTGGCGCTGATCCTCACGCCGGCGCTCTGCGCCACCATGCTCAAGCCCATCGAGAAGGGCGACCACGGCGAGCACAAGCGCGGGTTCTTCGGCTGGTTCAACCGCATGTTCCTGTCCACCACCCACGGCTACGAGCGTGGCGTTGCATCGATCCTCAAGCACCGCTTCCCGTATCTGCTGATGTACGTGGTCATTCTCGGCGGCATGATCTGGCTGTTCACCCGTATCCCCACCGCGTTCCTTCCCGACGAAGACCAGGGCGTACTGTTCGCCCAGGTACAGACGCCGGCGGGCTCTTCCGCCGAGCGCACCCAGGTGGTGGTCGACGCGATGCGTTCCTACCTGCTGGAAGAGGAAAGCAGCTCGGTGGCCTCGGTGTTCACCGTGACCGGCTTCAACTTCGCCGGCCGTGGCCAGAGCTCGGGCATGGCGTTCATCATGCTCAAGCCCTGGGAAGAGCGTCCGGGCGCGGAAAACAGCGTGTTCGCGCTGGCCCAGCGTGCCCAGCAGCACTTCTTCACCTTCAAGGACGCGATGGTGTTCGCCTTCGCCCCGCCAGCGGTACTCGAACTGGGTAACGCCGTGGGCTTCGACATCTTCCTCCAGGACCAGGCAGGCGTTGGGCATGAAGTGCTGATGCAGGCGCGCAACCAGTTCCTCGGCCTGGCCGCGCAGAACCCTGCGCTGCAGCGCGTACGTCCCAACGGTCTGAACGACGAGCCGCAGTACAAGCTGCTGATCGACGACGAGAAAGCCAGCGCTCTGGGCGTGTCGCTCGCCGATATCAACAGCACCATCTCCATCGCCTGGGGTTCGAACTACGTCAACGACTTCATCGACCGCGGCCGTGTGAAGAAGGTCTACCTGCAAGGTCGTCCGAACGCGCGGATGAGCCCGGAAGACCTGGACAAGTGGTACGTGCGCAACAACGTCGGCGAGATGGTGCCGTTCAGTGCCTTCGCCACTGGCGAATGGAGCTACGGTTCGCCAAAGCTTGCGCGCTACAACGGCGTGCCGGCGATGGAGATCCTCGGTGAACCGGCTCCGGGCCGCAGTACCGGTGATGCGATGCTGGCGGTCGAGGAGATCGTCAAGCAACTGCCCAAGGGCGTTGGCTACTCATGGACCGGCCTGTCCTACGAGGAGCGGCTGTCCGGCTCCCAGGCTCCGGCGCTCTATGCACTGTCGCTAATCGTGGTGTTCCTCTGCCTCGCGGCGCTGTACGAGAGCTGGTCGATTCCGTTCTCGGTCATGCTGGTGGTGCCGCTCGGGGTCATCGGTGCGCTGTTGGCGACGTCCATGCGCGGCCTGTCCAACGACGTGTTCTTCCAGGTAGGTCTGCTGACGACCATCGGCCTGTCGGCGAAGAACGCGATCCTGATCGTCGAATTCGCCAAGGAGCTGCACGAGCAGGGCAAGGGCATCGTCGAGGCGGCCATTGAGGCGTGCCGGATGCGTCTGCGTCCGATCGTCATGACCTCGCTGGCATTCATTCTCGGCGTGGTGCCGCTGGCGATTTCCTCCGGCGCCGGCTCGGGCAGCCAGCATGCGATCGGTACCGGCGTGATCGGCGGCATGGTCACTGCGACCGTCCTGGCGATCTTCTGGGTGCCGTTGTTCTACGTGGTGGTGAGTACGCTGTTCAAGGACGCTGCGTCCAAGGAACAGGAAACCACCGAGAAGGGGCATTGA
- a CDS encoding UPF0158 family protein produces MRPLTIDLDELAFALDTQGIDHYLDLFSGQVLLIPEEDPDPELAELLHREPERLLPIEPLSSGQSLDLMRDFLREVPDPHAYSALANAIEGRKPFKAFRHVLMGYPELLQAWYAYQGERLRECALDWLADNHIQPATRRAML; encoded by the coding sequence ATGCGCCCACTGACCATCGATCTCGACGAACTGGCGTTCGCGCTCGATACCCAGGGTATCGATCACTACCTCGACCTGTTCAGCGGCCAGGTGCTGCTGATTCCCGAGGAGGATCCCGACCCGGAACTGGCCGAGCTGTTGCACCGCGAACCCGAGCGACTTCTGCCCATCGAACCGCTGAGCAGCGGCCAGTCGCTGGACCTGATGCGGGACTTCCTGCGCGAAGTGCCCGATCCCCACGCCTATTCCGCCCTGGCCAACGCCATCGAAGGGCGCAAGCCGTTCAAGGCGTTCCGCCATGTGCTGATGGGGTATCCCGAGCTGTTGCAGGCCTGGTACGCCTATCAGGGCGAACGCCTGCGCGAGTGCGCACTGGACTGGCTCGCGGACAACCACATCCAGCCGGCGACGCGCCGCGCGATGCTGTAG
- a CDS encoding methyl-accepting chemotaxis protein — protein sequence MLRMRESLAQLIGQLGGSVSQLATAADELSAVTEQTRAGVNAQRVETEQVASAIHEMAATVQEVARNAEQASHAAQQADQQARQGDHVVQNAVAQIGRLANEVDRSAEAMEQLRKESERIGSVLDVIKSVAEQTNLLALNAAIEAARAGEAGRGFAVVADEVRGLAQRTQQSTEEIESLIASLQRGAQDAVMRMDDSRRLTGSSVELTRRAGEALGEIARTVADIQGMNLQIASAAEQQSSVAEEINRSVVQVREIADQSAAASEQTASSSTELARLGNELQLQVGRFRV from the coding sequence ATGCTGCGCATGCGTGAAAGTCTGGCACAGTTGATCGGCCAGCTCGGCGGCAGCGTCAGCCAGCTGGCCACCGCCGCGGACGAGTTGTCGGCGGTTACCGAGCAGACCCGCGCCGGGGTCAACGCCCAGCGTGTAGAGACCGAGCAGGTCGCCAGTGCCATCCACGAAATGGCCGCCACCGTACAGGAGGTCGCGCGCAATGCCGAACAGGCATCGCACGCGGCGCAGCAGGCCGACCAGCAGGCCCGCCAGGGCGATCACGTAGTGCAGAATGCCGTCGCACAGATCGGTCGTCTGGCCAACGAAGTGGACCGCTCCGCCGAAGCGATGGAGCAACTGCGCAAGGAAAGCGAAAGGATCGGCAGTGTGCTCGACGTGATCAAGTCGGTAGCAGAGCAGACCAACCTGCTGGCGCTCAACGCCGCCATCGAGGCCGCCCGCGCGGGCGAAGCAGGCCGTGGTTTCGCTGTGGTGGCGGACGAGGTGCGCGGCCTGGCCCAACGCACCCAGCAGTCGACCGAAGAGATCGAGAGCCTGATCGCCTCCCTGCAACGCGGCGCACAGGATGCGGTAATGCGCATGGACGACAGCCGCCGCCTGACCGGCAGTTCGGTGGAACTGACCCGCCGCGCGGGCGAAGCGCTGGGCGAGATCGCTCGCACGGTGGCCGACATCCAGGGGATGAACCTGCAAATCGCTTCCGCCGCCGAGCAGCAGAGCAGCGTGGCCGAGGAGATCAACCGCAGCGTGGTGCAGGTGCGCGAGATCGCCGACCAGTCCGCCGCCGCCAGCGAGCAGACCGCCAGCTCCAGCACCGAGCTGGCGCGGCTGGGCAACGAGCTGCAACTGCAGGTCGGACGCTTCCGCGTGTGA